The sequence AATTTAGCAACAGTTAAAGATGCTAAAGAAGCTTATCAGTATTATTTACCAAAAATTAATAGTGAAATTAGGCTTAACCGCTTAGAAGTTGTTGACAATCATTTACGTTGTACTCCGCAAGGCTATGATCTTTTAAACGATATTCTCGTAAATCTATTAGAATAGCGTTTTTTTGTGTTATGATAAAACCAAATAATTGATAGGAGATGAAAATTATGTTAATTGATGTGAAAAAATTACAAGAAGAGTATTTTCCATTAGCGTTAGAAAAAATTAAAGAAATTATCAAAATTCCCTCTGTTCGCTCAGAACCTGTTAGTGATGGACCATTTGGTCAAGGAACAAAAGATGTTCTAGATTTTGCAATTAATTTAGCAAAAGAATTGGGCTTTAAAACTTACCAGGACCCCCAAAATCGTTATGGGTTTGTTGAATATGGTAGTGGCGAAGAAGTTTTTGCTATTTTAGGCCATTTAGATGTTGTACCGACAGGTGATTTAACAAAATGAGAATTTGAACCATTTCAACCAATTGTAAAAGATGGTAAATTATTTGGTCGTGGGGCTTTTGATGATAAAGGACCAACAATTATTAATTTATATGCCTTAAAGTATTTAAAAGATCATAATTTTAACCCGGATTATCGCATTCGTTTAATTTATGGGTTAACGGAAGAAACAGACTGAACTTGTATTGAAACTTATATGGCAACAGAAGGTACGCCAGCATTAGGTTATACCCCTGATGGCGCTTTCCCAGTTGTTTACGCGGAAAAAGGAATTTATGATGGTGATATTTTAGGGTCAGGGGAACCGTTTACTTTAAAAGGGGGCGAAGCTTATAATTGTGTCGCTGATTTAGTTTATTATCATGGCGAGTTTAAAACCGAAATTGCCAAATGATTAACAACAGAAGGGATTGAAAATTACTTGGAGGGAGAAAACTTAATTGTCAAAGGAAAAGCTTCCCATGGTAGTTTTCCTGACCGGGGAATTAATGCCGCATTAGCAACATTAAATGCGTATGCCCAATTTAGTAACCAATCCCCAATTGCCAATTTTGTCAAAGACCATTTATATCAAGCCTTTAATTTTAGTAAAATCTTTCCAACAATGGTTGATGAAACAGGTCATTTAATTGTTAATAATGGGATCGTTGAAATTGATAAAACAAAAAGTCGTTTAACTTTGAACTTACGTGTTCCAGTTACATTTACGCAAGAAGAGATTGTTGCTGGTCTTAGCGCGGAGCTTAAAAAATATCAATTAGAATTGAAAAGTGTTGATTGACAAATTCCAATTCATATGGCGAAAGATAGTATGATGATTACAAATATTATGAAAGTTTATCGTGAAGTAACAGGGGATCAAAAAGCCCAACCAATTGCTCTTGGTGGGGGAACTTATGCTAAATCAATGCCTAATTGTGTAGCCTTTGGGGCTGAATTTGATTTGGAAGATTCAACGATGCATGCGTATAATGAATATGTGCGGATTAGTGACTTACAAAAAATGTTAGAAATATATACAAAATCTTTACCATTATTAACAAAAAAAGAAGTTTAAGGATAAACTTCTTTTTTAATAAAATTATTAAAAATATTCGCCAAATTACTTAATTATTATCAAACCCTATTATATAATTAAACTATAAAAAAACATGGGGGTTTATTAATGCCATCGTATTACGCTGAACAAATTTTGAATATGAAAAAAGATAAAATGAAAACATCGCTAGCTGAAAAGGATAAAACAACGATAATTAACCATTTTAAACATTTAGTGTGTGCTGTTAAGAAAGATGCTGTTGTAATTAAGCATTCAAAATATGGTTATGAAATTTTTAAAAGTGCCGTTGATAATAAATACTGAACTTATGCAGTTACTTTTACTGAACCAATTAATGCCGCAAAACCAGTTTATAAGCATCACTGAGTTGGTAACGCTTTTGTTGGTTATGGGTTTGAAACTTTAGCTGAAGTGTTAGAAAAGACAGCCGAGTTAATGCAACGAGGACCGACTGCTAATGTTCATTTTCGTGATTACTTATCATCTTGGGATGAACAAGAAGATCGAATTTATCTTGACTGAGAAGAAAAAGAATTTACTTATGAGGAATATAACAAATTCCAAAAATGATTTGCCAAAAATAAGATTAAAATTATGGCGAAACAAGTTGGGGTTAAAGATGCTGAAGACTATAACAAAGAAAAAGAACAGCAAAAAACCGGGTTGGCTGTTTTACTAGGAAAAATGCAAGATCCTCCTCGTCGCCCTCGGGCAATGGCGGTAATGATTCGACCAACAGCTAAAAATAAAACAGAATGACATGATCCAAAGTTAAAAAAATATATCATTGGCTTTATGTATGTAGAATAAACTTAGGAGCAGCAAAATGATTAGAGAAATTAATTCAACTGATAACGACCATATCAAAGCCTTAATTAAATTAAAAAATGGTGCGAAGATAAATGAAGATGCTAAGTTTTTAGTAGAAGGTTGAAATATTATTAAGGAAGCATTAAAGACTTTAGCGCTAGTAGAAATTATTACTACAAAAGAACACCAAGATTATTTTATAACAACAGCACCAACGATTCCTTTAACAATTGTGAGTGAACATGTTGCTAATAAATTAAAAGGAAGTGTTAATAGTCAAAATGTTTTTGCTGTTTTAGATTTAAATAAATTAAAAAATTACAATTATCTTGATTTTAGCACCGATATGTTAATTTTAGAAAATGTCCAAGATCCTGGGAACATGGGCGCTTTATTACGAACAGCCCTAGGGTTTAATTTTAATAATATTTTAATTCTTGGCGATAGTGTCAGTATTTTTAATGAGAAAGTTTTGCGTGCTTCGCAGGGCGCTTTTTTAAAATTAAATCTAAAAGTTCTGAAAACAAATTATTTGAATGTCCTACAAGAATTAGCCGCAGCACAAAACTATTATCTTATTTCAACTGGATTAAATCAAAAAGCAGTTTATTTAGACCAATATTCTCTTCCAACCAGCCAAAAAGTTGCATTAATGTTTGGCAATGAGGGTAATGGTTTAAGTTCAGAATTAGTAGCAATGAGTCAATTAAATTTAAAAATTAACATAAATCCTCAACTTGAGTCTTTAAATGTTAGTCAGGCTAGTGCCGTAATTATGTATGAAATTAATAAGCAAAAAGGAGGTCACAATGTTTAAATTTAAAAATGCCAAATATTTAACTTCTGCTGTAAATAAGGCTGGTTGAATCGATGATGATTTAATGGAAATTTGTGTTTTAGGGCGTAGTAATGTTGGTAAATCAAGTTTTTTAAATATGCTAACTAATAATAAACAACTTGCTAAAGTTTCTCAACAACCAGGAAAAACTAAAATGCTTAATTTTTTTAGTGTAAATAATAATACTTTTCGTCTTGTTGATGCTCCTGGTTATGGGTTTGCTCGTGTTAGCAATGATCAAAAAGATGCTTTTGGTCAATTGATGGAAGACTATTTAACAGCCCGGGATAATCTAAAATTTGTTTGTTTGCTGATTGATTTACGTCATCTGCCAACTAGTGATGACTTAGCAATGTATGAGTTTTTAAAGTATCATCATCTTAAAACAGTAATTATTGGAACAAAATTAGATAAGTTAAAACGTAATGATATTAATAAAAATGAAAAATTAATTAAAGAAGCTTTAGGGTTTAAAACAAGTGATGAATTTATTAAAACATCAAGTAAAGATAAAATTGGCCGGGAAGAATGCTGAAAAATTTTTGCTAACCTTTTAGGATTAGAATAATTTTTCATTTTTTTTGAGGATATCTTAATTCTATGTATATAATTAACATATCTTAATAAAAAAGGAGAGGAAACTAGCAATGTTATTTAATTTCTTATCATCACCTCTAGATCCTAGCACAATTACTCCTGAGAATACCCCGCATAATATTTTAGCCAATTATGGTTGAGTTCATATGTATGCAGTCTTTATGACATTAGGAATGATCGCGGCCATTTTGGTCAGTTACTTCCGTTTAAAACGCCGTCGCATTCCAATTGAACCATTAATTTGGTCAGTTTTCTTAATTATTCCCGCTTCCCTATTTGGAGCTAGCTTTTTTGGAAAAGTTAATACTTTTGTTGATGATCCTTGAATCTCATCACGAGGGGCAATCCCATTTTTCTCATTATTCGCCTTTTGAGAAGCCGGCATGAGTATTCATGGGGGAGTCTTATTTGGAGCAATTGTGGGGTTAACAATATTTGGTGTTGTTGGTCGTTCATCTCATGTTTCATTATGAGTTTATGCTGATTGCATTATTCCTAACATTTTACTAGGACAAATTATTGGTCGCTGAGGAAACTTTTTTAACCATGAATTATTAGGAAACGTCACAACTTATGATGCCTTATCCTGGTTACCAGCCTTTATCCGCGATAATGCTTGAGCATGAGATGGGATGCATCCTGAAACAGTGATTAATGCTTTAGGGCAAGCAGAAATTGTTTATCGTCAGCCAATCTTTTTATATGAATCATTCTTTAATTTCATTTTATGAGTTGTTATTACTTTTATTGTCCCAAACTTTGGGCAATGATGTTCAAAAAAACCATGAAAAAAAGATCCCAAACAATATCCATTTGATTTAAAATATTCGATGCAGCATTTTTTCCATCGGAAAGATGATTTAACAAAAATGACTTGATCACAGGCTTGAAATAAGGCTTACTTTAAAAATTATCCGAACCAAGCGCAATTAGAAACAATTGAACCAGTTAGTGTTAAGACTGGTAAATGTAAAATTAAAAATCGCCTTACTCATTGGTGAGCAAATGGTTCTCAACAATTAACAAAATTAAATAATCCGGAAGGTTATACTATTACACGTTCAGGTGTTCAAACTGGTTTTTACTTTTTGGGTTGAAATATTATTCGCTTTATTTTAGAAACTCAACGGGAAAATGAGACAGAGTTATTTATTAAAAATAATCGTATTGCGGATTACACTGTCTTATTATTAATTGCCTTTGCTGGTTTATTAATTATTTTATTTGCCCAGTTTGTTGCACCATATCACTATCGTAAAAACGGATTTTTATATGAAAAAGAATATGTTGATTATCAAACCCTTAATAATTGACATTTCAAAAGTTATTTAGAACAAAACCTTATTTTGGGAGAAGAAAATTATTATAATACTTTACCTGCAGCCATTAAAAAATATGCCATGCAATATTTAGGTTATTCACCCCAACAGTTTGATAAGTACTTTACATTTGAAAATTTCTTAGCAAATGAAAATCCAAAAGTAGAAGTAGTTAATTTTAGTTTTAAAATTAAAGCCATTAATAATCGGGAAAACTATTTCACAGATGAGCTTGTTGTCGTAATTGATAATAAGTTAGATTTGACCCCAATTTTTAATCAAAAAAGAATTGTTGTTAATCAACAAAATAATAAAGTATCAAAAGCAGAAATCATGGCGGCAATGACAGCAGTTTTAACAGAGCAAAGCATGAAGGAAAAAATTGAAACCTATTGGCGTAAAATTTATCCGCACTTAAATCCCGCTAAAACAAATGTTTTAACAGTTCCGCTTGAACAATTATTAAGCTTTGAAGAGTTAAATGTTGTGAATAATAGGCTTGAAATTTCTAAATTTAAGGTGAAAGAAACTGAATGCTATTATGCTAAGAAGAAAATAACTTTTAAAGTTTAATTTGATTAAAAAAGGATATTCCGAATTAGGTTTATCTTTTTTTATTTTGGAGTAAAATAATAGCATAGGAAAGAGGTGTAAAAAATGGTAGCAACAGATAGTGTAAAAGATTTACAAACATATTTAACTGAACATGCAAAAATGCAATTATTTTGTTATAACTTAAGTAGCAATGCAGATCGGTTAGGATTCCCTGGTTTTAGCCATTATTTCCAAGTGCAAGGTCAAGATGAGGTATTACATCAACGTCGAATTATGAATTTCATGATGCAATCTGATGTTCATTTTCAATTAGATAGCCTTACGTTGCCCGAATATAAAAAATATAATAACCTGAAAGAGATTGTTGAAGCATACAAAGAGAAAAGAACTTACTTTGCTGAATTAACTAATAAATTAGCAAAAGATGCATCAACTCGTAATGATTTAACAACAACAAAATTCTATGATTGATTTATTATTGATTTTTCGGAAGAATTAGGAGAAATTAAAGATTTATTAGATTGAATTGCAATGTCAAATGGGGATTATTATGATCTTGATAAAAAAGTTTTAAAACGTGAAGAACCAAATACGTTGTTAGTAATTGAACCATTTAGCCCTCATAAATAAATCATTATTAGGTAATTAAAAAAATATAATGACATTATTGTCATTATATTTTTTTTGCAAAATTTTGGAAAATCACCATCAAGATATGAATATCCCTAGTATTTTCGGTGAAAAAATAGTATAGTATAAGTAAAGAAAAAAAGATTAACAATTAAGTTTTGGCAACATATTTTAATTACTTCTGTTCGTCAAACATGGAGAGAGGAAAGTCACAACAATGGCAACATACCAATGAATAATAATAGTTATCTCAGTCGGCTTAAGTGGCTTAGTACTAGGATATATTATTGAGAAATATCTGCGTTTTCGTTTAAAACGGAAAATAAAACAAAAAGTATTAGAAGCTGAACAAACGGCAAAAAAAATTATTAATGTTGCCAAGGCGGAAGGGAAAGTTGAAGCAGCTTTAATTCGTCAAGAAGCGAAAGATGAAACTGATCGAAAAAGAAGTGAGTTTTTAGAACGCGAAAAATTTTCAGCAGAACGTGAACAATTAATTCATGAGCGGGAAGAAGGGTTAAATAAAAAAGAACAAGTTTTTTTTCGCAAACAAAATGAATTAGAAACAACAACAAAATATTATAAGCAATTAGTTGAAGAAAGTATTACTTTATTAGAAAAAGTATCAGGTTATTCTCGTGAAGCGGCTAAAGAAATTTTGTTTAAAGAAATTGGCGATAAATATCAATTAGAAATTGGGGCTTTTTTAAAAAATGCTGAAACAGCGGCGAAACTAACCGCCAAAAATAAGGCAATTGATATTATTACCACAGCAATTGAACGTTATGCCACGGATACTGTTATTGAAAAAACAACAGCGATTTTAGAGTTAGAAGATGATAATATGAAGGGGCGAATTATTGGGAAAGATGGCCATAATATTAAAACTTTTGAATTAGCAACGGGGGTTGATTTAATAATTGATGATACCCCAAACCAAGTGCAATTATCATCATTTAATCCGATTCGTCGGGAAATTGCTCGCCGAGCCCTAGAAAAATTAGTCCTTGATGGGAGAATCCAACCAAATCGGATTGAAGAGGTTGTTAAAAACGAGCAAAATGATTTTGATGTCTTAATTTTAGATGTTGGGCGTCAAACAGTTGAGGAATTAGGAATTACTAACATTGATCTTAGTTTAATTGAACATTTAGGAATGTTAAAATTCCGGACAAGTTATGGTCAAAATGTTTTACTCCATTCAATTGAAGTTGCAAAGTTAGCTGGTATTATGGCTAGTGAATTAGGGTTAGAACCAAGTATTGCAATTCGCGCTGGATTATTACACGATATTGGTAAAGCAATTGATTTTGAAAATGAAGGAAGCCATGTAACATTGGGAGTTAAATTAGCAACAAAATGCAATGAGAGTGACATTATTATTAATGCTATTCATTCTCATCATGGTGAAGTTCCTCCAACAAACCCATATTCAGTCTTAGTGTCTGCTGCTGATACAATTTCGGCCGCGCGACCAGGAAGTCGTAATAATACGTTAGAAAATTATATTACGCGAATGAAAGAATTAGAAACAATTTGTGAAAGTATCCCCGGGGTTGATCATGCTTATGCCGTGCAAGCAGGTCGACAAATCCGAGTTATTGTTAACCCAGTTCAAAAAACAGATGAAGAAACTCATAAATTAGCCTATGATATTCGGGAAAAAATTAAGGCTAATAAATCAGTTCCTGGTGATATTGTTATTACTATTATCCGTGAATTACGAATTACCGAAACAATTATTTAACAAGAAAAATCAAACTTTTAGGTTTGATTTTTTTTGTTATAATTAATACATATAAGGTTATTGATAAAGCAATAAAATTATATCGTGATGTTATGAGAAAATAGAAGGAGGTAAATTTAATGCGCCAAGTCTCTTACGGGTTAATGATTGCGGGAACAGTTTTAACATCTGTTTTTATTTTGCCATTAGCATGAATGATTCCATTAACAGTACTAACAAAAAAACAACTTAACAATCCAAAACCATCAATTGCTTTAGGAGTTTGCTGTATTCTTTTTGCTTTTATTTTTGGTTTAGTTGCCGGAATTTTATTATTAATACAAGATGATAGTATTAAAGTTGAAGAAGGCCCAATTATTAATACAGTCCAACCAAATATTAGTAACTAAAAAACTAGTTATTACTTTGTAGCAATATAATATCAATCAAACTATAACTTATTAATTATTAAATTATAAGTTATTTTTTTTGACTTTTTTTGCGATAATTCCTTTAATTTTCTTCTTGATTAGATGTTATTTTCTAATTTTTGGGTATAATTAACAAAGATTAAAAAAATAACAAAGGAGGAAAATAACATGATTGGAGATTTTTTAGCTAATCGCTTGAAAAAGTCAATTGAAAAGAATTTAAAAAAATCGACTTTAACTGATGAAACAGTGCAAGAAACGTTACGTGAAATTCGTTTGGCTTTACTAGAAGCCGATGTAAATAATGCCGTTGTAAAAGATTTTATTAAAGCAGTTGAAGCTAAAGCAAAAGGAGAATATATTAACGAAGGCTTAAATGCTTCGCAAATGATGATTAAAATTGTTCATGAAGAATTAATTAACATTTTTGGGAAAACAGCTTATGAATTAAATCTTTCAGCTAAACCAGCTGTTATTATGATGGTTGGATTACAAGGGAGTGGGAAAACAACCACAACTGGGAAAATTGCAAAACTAATTGAAAAAAAATATCATAAAAAACCGTTGTTAGTAGCTTGTGATATTTATCGTCCTGCCGCAATTGATCAGTTAAAAACAATTGGGCAAAATTTAGGGGTAGAAGTTTTTGAACGGGGAACCCAAAATCCTGTTTTAACAGCGCAACAAGCGGTGGAATATGCCAAAGAACATAAACATGATGTTGTCTTATTAGATACTGCTGGTCGTTTACATATTGATGAAAATTTAATGCAAGAATTAAAAGAAATTAAAAATAATGTTTCGCCAAGTGAAATTTTAATTGTTGTTGATGGAATGACAGGACAAGATATTATTAATGTTGCTAGTGAATTTAATGACTTATTAAAATTAACGGGAGTAGTTGTCACAAAGTTAGATGGAGATGCTCGTGGGGGAGCTGCTTTATCAATTACCCATTTAACAAAATTACCAATTAGTTTTATTGGGACTGGGGAAGGAATGAGTAACTTACAAATTTTTTACCCTGACCGAATGGCTGACCGAATTTTGGGAATGGGAGATGTCCAAACCTTATTTGAAAAAGCAAAAGATGTCATTGATGAACGGGACATGAAAAAAACGATGAACCGAATGATGATGGGGCAATTTGATTTACAAGACTTGTTAAACCAAATGCGCCAAATTTCAAAAATGGGAAAAATGGGGGGATTAATGAAATTAATTCCGGGGATGCCAAAAGTTAGTGATGAAAAAATTGCTGATGCGGAACGTAAGTTAAAAGTAACGGAAGTTTTATTATCATCAATGACAATTAAGGAACGTCGTGAACCACGGTTATTAAAACATTTATCACGAAAAAACCGTATTATTAAAGGTTCTGGTCGTAGTGAAAAAGAATATAATGAATTAATTAATCAATTTGAAAAAACAAAAAAACAAGTTGATGAAATTGCCCGTCAAATTAAATCAGGGCGAATGCCAAATATCCCAGGAATGGGTGGCTTAGGGGGCTTAGGCTTTAACTAAACAATATGAAGAACATTTAAGATATCGGATCATTACGATATTACAATTAAATGTTCTTTTTTTAAATATTTTATTTTTTTACTTTAATTATTGTCGTAAACAATTTATAATAAGATATGATAATTGAGAAAATTGAAAAGAGGATATTAAATAATGGGATTGAAATATAAGCGCGTTTTATTAAAAATTTCTGGGGAAGCCCTAGGAACAGAAGATAATATTTATGATTCACAAAAAATTCATGATATTGCCAAACAAATTGTTAAATTGCAAGAAGAAGGCTTACAAATTGCCATTGTTGTTGGTGGGGGAAATATCTGACGAGGAAATCAAGCCGATACAATTAGTATGAATCCAATTAGTGCTGATTATATGGGGATGTTGGCAACAGTAATGAATGCCTTAGCATTAGAAGCAGTGTTAAAAAATGAAGGAAGTACGCATGTTGTTGTTACTTCAAAAGTACAAGTGCCAGAAGTAGCATCACCATATTTATTTAAAAAGGCAAAAGCCTTATTAGAAAAAGGGGCAATTGTTATTTTAGCCGGAGGAACAGGGCAACCTAAATTTACGACTGATACAGCAGCAACAATTCGAGCAATTGAACTTGAAGCTGATGTCTTACTAATGGCCAAAAATGGGGTTGATGGAATCTATGATAAAGATCCAAAACAAAATAAAGATGCTGTTCGCTTTGAACAGATTAGTTTACGAGACTTACAACAAAAAAACTTAAAAGTAATGGACTTAACAGCATCAAGTTTAGCAATGGAAGATAATGTTGATATTGTTGTCTTTGATATTAACGATGCCAATAATATTTATAAAGCTGCCCATGGGCAAGCACGCGCAACAATTGTAACAGGAGGAGAAAAATAATGGCTGATATGATTATAGAACAAACAAAAAATAAAATGGAGAAGGTAATTACTGCCTTAGAAAATGAACTAGTTAAAATTCGCACTGGACGTGCTAATCCAAATATGTTATCACATATTGTTGTGGATTATTATGGGACAATGACTCCAATTACGCAAATGGCAAATATTATTGTCCCTGAAGCGCGTCAATTGGTAATTAAACCCTATGATCGCTCAATTATTGCTGCTATTGTTGGGGCAATTAATAAATCTGATTTAGGAATATCACCAATGGCGGAAGGAGATTTAATTCGCTTAAATATCCCGGCTTTAACAGAAGAACGTCGTAAAATTTTAGTAAAAGAGATGTGAAAAGAAGTTGAAGGGTTTAAAGTAGCTGTTCGTAACGAACGTCGTGATGCTAATGATACCATTAAAAAAGATGGTACGGGAACAGAAGACGATAAAAAATATTATGAAGGAGAAATTCAAAAATTAACTGATAAATATATTAAGTTAATTGATGAAAAAGCTATTGCAAAAGAAAAAGAACTAATGGAAGTATAATCTTCCATTTTTCATCTTTTAGGAGGAGAAAAAACATGAGTGTAAAAGGACCAGAACATGTTGCGATTATTTTAGATGGTAATGGTCGCTGAGCAACAGCCCAAGGATTAGCGCGTACCGATGGCCATGAACAAGGGGCTAAGCAAATTAAAACTATTGCTTTGGCAGCTAGTAAAATGGGGATTAAGTACTTAACAATTTATTGCTTTTCAACGGAAAACTGAAATCGCTCAGTTGGGGAAGTTAATTATTTAATGAACATGCCGCAACGTTTACTACAAAATAAGCAAATTAATGATTTTAATAACGAACAAATTCGTATTAACCATATTGGCCGAACAACAAAAATGCCACCCAAAACCCTTGAAATTTTGCAAGATAGTTTAGCAAAAACAAAAGATAACAAAGGAATGGTTTTAACTTTTGCCTTTGATTATGGGGCTGTTGAAGAAATGGTGTCTGCAATTAATAATATTATTGCTGAAAAAATCCCTGTTGTTGACGAAACAATTTTAGCAAACCATTTGTATACAAAGGATTTACCACTTGTTGATTTATTAATTCGACCGGGGGGCGAAAAACGGTTAAGTAACTTTTTATTATTTCAAAGTAGATATGCTGAATTATATTTCTCAGATAAATATTGACCAGAATTTGATGAAAAATGTTTACTAGCGGCAATTATGGATTATAATAATAGAAATAGAAGATTTGGGGGAATCACAGATAATGAGTAATGAAAATGTAAATGTACAAAATTCAACATCACCAAATACTGAAAATGTTGAAAAAGTGGCTAAGCCAAAGCACAAAGAAAAAGGAATGTTTCAAAAAAAATATCAACAACGTTATTTAACTTTTGTTGTTTTAATTGTTTTATTATTTTTCTATCTTTTCACTGGAGCAGTAGCAACAGAATGAACTGATTTAGCAAATATAGCAATTGCTGATTATGTTTTTATCGGTCTTAACATTGTTATTTTGGGTCTTGCTAATTTTGAAATCCTAAAGTTAGTTGGGGGAACAAAGTGACCAATTTATGTCCAAATTATTACATACATTTTAATTATTTTCTTATTTTTATTTCCAGTTGAAAGTGCTGGTCATAGTTTATCACAACTTAACTTTCCGTTTTATAGTTTAATTAGTTGAGAATGACTACATAGTTGAGTAATTTTATTAGTTTACTTATTTGTTGTATTAATCTACTTATGTTTAATTTTTGCGTCAAAAGAAATTTCTTTTACAAAAATGTTTATTGTTTTTGCCTTTTCATTATATTTAACTTTTGCCTTAAAAGGAATGACAAAATTCATGCTAAATCCAAGTTATGGATGAAGTAGTGTTGTTTGATTAGCACTAATTATTATTTTGACAGATACTTTTGCCTTTGTTGGGGGAATTAGTTATGGGAAACATAAATTAGCGCCAAGTATTTCACCAAATAAAACATGAGAAGGATCAGTAACAGGAACAATTGTTGGGGCTGGAGCGGCGATTGCTTATGCGATTTTAATGTTTCAATTTGCTCCTGAACAAAATTGAGTGTTTAACTTTTTCTCAAATGATGATGCCCAAAATACAATGCGCTATGTAATTTATGTTTTATTAGGAATTATTTTATCAGTTGTTTCACAAGTTGGGGATTTATCATTTTCATGAATTAAACGTCGTTATGGGATTAAAGACTTTAGTAATTTATTACCAGGCCATGGTGGGGTTCTTGATCGTCTTGATTCATTTTCATTAGTCTTCTTTGTAATGTTTATTATTTCATCAATTGTAATGGCTTAATAAATGCAAGAATTAATTTTATTAGGAGCTAGTGGTAATATCGGCGAACAAACCTTAAGTTTATTACGAGAAAGTCCCGGTTCATTTAAGTTAATAGCGGTTGGGGCTGGTCAAAACCTTGTGGCGTTAAAAAAAATTCTACTTGAATTTTCAAGTATAAAATTTGTTATTACTCAACAGGAAGCAGAAGTTAACAGTTTAGCAACCCAATTTCCTCAAATTACTTTTTTAACTGGCGAAGATGGTTATCGTAACCTTTTTGACCATTTTCCTAATGCTTATGTCATTAATGCGATTAGTGGTTTTGCCGGATTATTTCCAACTTTAGCAGCTTTAGCAACAAAAAATCGTG is a genomic window of Spiroplasma syrphidicola EA-1 containing:
- a CDS encoding prolipoprotein diacylglyceryl transferase — protein: MLFNFLSSPLDPSTITPENTPHNILANYGWVHMYAVFMTLGMIAAILVSYFRLKRRRIPIEPLIWSVFLIIPASLFGASFFGKVNTFVDDPWISSRGAIPFFSLFAFWEAGMSIHGGVLFGAIVGLTIFGVVGRSSHVSLWVYADCIIPNILLGQIIGRWGNFFNHELLGNVTTYDALSWLPAFIRDNAWAWDGMHPETVINALGQAEIVYRQPIFLYESFFNFILWVVITFIVPNFGQWCSKKPWKKDPKQYPFDLKYSMQHFFHRKDDLTKMTWSQAWNKAYFKNYPNQAQLETIEPVSVKTGKCKIKNRLTHWWANGSQQLTKLNNPEGYTITRSGVQTGFYFLGWNIIRFILETQRENETELFIKNNRIADYTVLLLIAFAGLLIILFAQFVAPYHYRKNGFLYEKEYVDYQTLNNWHFKSYLEQNLILGEENYYNTLPAAIKKYAMQYLGYSPQQFDKYFTFENFLANENPKVEVVNFSFKIKAINNRENYFTDELVVVIDNKLDLTPIFNQKRIVVNQQNNKVSKAEIMAAMTAVLTEQSMKEKIETYWRKIYPHLNPAKTNVLTVPLEQLLSFEELNVVNNRLEISKFKVKETECYYAKKKITFKV
- the yihA gene encoding ribosome biogenesis GTP-binding protein YihA/YsxC, with the protein product MFKFKNAKYLTSAVNKAGWIDDDLMEICVLGRSNVGKSSFLNMLTNNKQLAKVSQQPGKTKMLNFFSVNNNTFRLVDAPGYGFARVSNDQKDAFGQLMEDYLTARDNLKFVCLLIDLRHLPTSDDLAMYEFLKYHHLKTVIIGTKLDKLKRNDINKNEKLIKEALGFKTSDEFIKTSSKDKIGREECWKIFANLLGLE
- a CDS encoding TrmH family RNA methyltransferase yields the protein MIREINSTDNDHIKALIKLKNGAKINEDAKFLVEGWNIIKEALKTLALVEIITTKEHQDYFITTAPTIPLTIVSEHVANKLKGSVNSQNVFAVLDLNKLKNYNYLDFSTDMLILENVQDPGNMGALLRTALGFNFNNILILGDSVSIFNEKVLRASQGAFLKLNLKVLKTNYLNVLQELAAAQNYYLISTGLNQKAVYLDQYSLPTSQKVALMFGNEGNGLSSELVAMSQLNLKININPQLESLNVSQASAVIMYEINKQKGGHNV
- a CDS encoding ferritin yields the protein MVATDSVKDLQTYLTEHAKMQLFCYNLSSNADRLGFPGFSHYFQVQGQDEVLHQRRIMNFMMQSDVHFQLDSLTLPEYKKYNNLKEIVEAYKEKRTYFAELTNKLAKDASTRNDLTTTKFYDWFIIDFSEELGEIKDLLDWIAMSNGDYYDLDKKVLKREEPNTLLVIEPFSPHK
- a CDS encoding Sapep family Mn(2+)-dependent dipeptidase, encoding MLIDVKKLQEEYFPLALEKIKEIIKIPSVRSEPVSDGPFGQGTKDVLDFAINLAKELGFKTYQDPQNRYGFVEYGSGEEVFAILGHLDVVPTGDLTKWEFEPFQPIVKDGKLFGRGAFDDKGPTIINLYALKYLKDHNFNPDYRIRLIYGLTEETDWTCIETYMATEGTPALGYTPDGAFPVVYAEKGIYDGDILGSGEPFTLKGGEAYNCVADLVYYHGEFKTEIAKWLTTEGIENYLEGENLIVKGKASHGSFPDRGINAALATLNAYAQFSNQSPIANFVKDHLYQAFNFSKIFPTMVDETGHLIVNNGIVEIDKTKSRLTLNLRVPVTFTQEEIVAGLSAELKKYQLELKSVDWQIPIHMAKDSMMITNIMKVYREVTGDQKAQPIALGGGTYAKSMPNCVAFGAEFDLEDSTMHAYNEYVRISDLQKMLEIYTKSLPLLTKKEV
- the rny gene encoding ribonuclease Y, whose product is MATYQWIIIVISVGLSGLVLGYIIEKYLRFRLKRKIKQKVLEAEQTAKKIINVAKAEGKVEAALIRQEAKDETDRKRSEFLEREKFSAEREQLIHEREEGLNKKEQVFFRKQNELETTTKYYKQLVEESITLLEKVSGYSREAAKEILFKEIGDKYQLEIGAFLKNAETAAKLTAKNKAIDIITTAIERYATDTVIEKTTAILELEDDNMKGRIIGKDGHNIKTFELATGVDLIIDDTPNQVQLSSFNPIRREIARRALEKLVLDGRIQPNRIEEVVKNEQNDFDVLILDVGRQTVEELGITNIDLSLIEHLGMLKFRTSYGQNVLLHSIEVAKLAGIMASELGLEPSIAIRAGLLHDIGKAIDFENEGSHVTLGVKLATKCNESDIIINAIHSHHGEVPPTNPYSVLVSAADTISAARPGSRNNTLENYITRMKELETICESIPGVDHAYAVQAGRQIRVIVNPVQKTDEETHKLAYDIREKIKANKSVPGDIVITIIRELRITETII